The DNA segment GCTGCACGACCTTCGGCTGGATGCAGAAAATAACTTAATCAAGGTTGCGGGATGGACagtgaaataaaaatatgtaacatGATCATAAGAAATTACCGTGTCTTCATGCTTATTTATCTTAAGCTGTGGTTTATAGCTCAAATCAACGATTTGCTCCCATAGAAGTGGAATTGAACCTCTAACCTAGCAAGTTAAAGCATGACGGTTACAACCCACAAAAATGAAAGGAAACCTTTAAACTAAGAAATCTATATAAGAATAATAATGAAACAGTGAATTTCAAGCATATCCAAAACCTTAAAACAGTAACCACTCAGTTGAAATGAGCATGTTATAGCAACAATGGAATGTAATTCCACAGATATTACAGCCAGTACAGTAACAAGAAAAGATCATTTTAACAGTACACAACACATGAAAGAGCTCCTAACAAAGGGTACCTGCAATAAAGAGAACTTGAAACCATTAATCTCCACTATTTGTTCAGATTCCACAAAATTAGCAGTGTCTCCCTCAAGATTGGCTCCTCTTCTCCACATACGTGTACCTGGAAATGCGAATTCCACCATGAGTATCAAACAGGCATTTAACTGAATTTTCCAACAGCACTAGTTATAAAACTAATAAACACACCTAGACGACGTGTACAGCGCCTCGAAATTAACGATATCACGGAAGGAGTATTCGTGAGCTGTAGCTCAGCAACTTGGTAGCTTAACCGTTGGTTAAGTTTTAAACAAACACGTTGAGAGACACAGcattacatatacatatatataaacagtCCAAGAAGAATCGAAACAGAAGATAAAGAAAGGATATTTCCTTGAAGCAGAGGGGTAATAAAACCATCCAGCTACCACAAAAAGAGAAGATTAGATCTGTGAAGTTTTGACATGGAATGAGAATATTCAACTTAGAATGCGACAACTTACTTTGCATTCAATCAGTTCCTCCAAAAGATGCCAGTTCCAAACATATCGAGGGTCAGCCTGAGACGCAATTTAACCTTCAGCCTAACTTTTACTAGACCAACTAAAATCAGACAAGAATATagtaatagaaaaaaaatacaagttgCAGAATGATCAGAAGAACAACCAACCTGCTTCCACATGGGCTTACTCGTCCAACCAACAGCTAGCTTGCACCTTCTTTGCAAGCTGTAACATTGGATGAAtgtatcaaatatatatattcttaagtCTAGAGAATGAGACACTATTTAGCCAAAGATAACCAGATAGTGAAAACTTACTTGACAGTTAGATCTGTCTCATATGAAAAATACAATCCTGGGGTAGTCTCAAGTGCCTGTAACAGAGTCCTGAAATACGCTTCGTCCTTTTTCTGCACAAGCCACCAAAAGCATTCCAgacaactttaaaaaaaaaaactccaaaaatagaaactttacagaagaaaaaaagactTACTTCTTGAGCTGTAGCAAACCTCAAATTCCCATTGCAAGGAAGGAACTTCATAGCCGTGACTCGAAAAATAGGAAAACCAAGGAAAGTCCCAGCTTCCTCCCGAGATGTTATAACGAACAAGTACGTTCCTAAACACAGTGAAGGATCCAATTtagaagaaaccaaaaaataaaatatagaaaggTAGAAACTTTCACCTGCTAAGAGCCTAATAGTTCCAGCTACACCAAAGACTGTAGACACTTTGGTAGCATTACCAGAACTAGTGTTGTCTGCATTAATACACAAATAGTAACATCAACACACACAACAAACAGCTCGCGAAATGAATTACAGATTCCTCTCCGAAATCAAAACAGGAAACggacacagagagagagaggtgagaAGGTGATACCGTCGAGAGGTTTGATGTTGCCGTCGCGGCGATCGACGGAGAAGCCTTCATGAGGCGAATCTACGGGTTTGACGACGTACTTATCGGGAAACTCCAGAAGCTCGAGTTGATCGTAGAGCTTGAATCTACTTGAAGATGGAGCGATCTCCATTTTTACGCGATTTCGAATTATATTTTGAGATTAGAAAAGAAGATTAAAATTGAAGGATGATTGATGGGTTCAAGAAGGAACGGGATCAGATAAAAGAATGTCAACACTACTTCTCCTTCAAAGTTGACTCCTGACACGTGTCTTTCTTCTTCGTTACTAATGGGCTTTTCGTAGGACACTCCAACTCCACTTACTATTTAATAGAAAAAAGCTTTTTTAATGTTCGCTTTCTAGGATAAATTTCTGCCTTCAGCCCTTCACCATTAAAAaccataataaataaaaatttaccaaattatattctatttataaaaaaatcaaaaattagtattctctgtttcataatagatgaaGTTTTGATCATTTGCACACATATTAAAAGTTATCTTTTTTTACACAAAAAATCattgaaatataatttatttaattataaataaaaataataaaaataaaattggttATActgtttttgataaaattaaagttATCTAGATATGTAAAAACATTAtctattataaaaacaaaaaaaaaacaatcagcTAAAACATCATATGTATTTAAACGGAagcaatattattttttgaaaaaaacattttgatgGTTGTTAACCTCGTTAGCTAAACGGTGAATCCTAAGCTCTAAATCCTAAGCCCTAGGTTTCACTCTACCCCTTATGGTTTAAAGTTTGGAATTAAAGATTTAGGATTGTACTTCTAAGATTTAGACTTTAAAGTTTAGGACTTTAATGACGGAGACTAGAATTTAGTGTTTTACTAACTGTAttaaaaattctttatttttttttctttctttagtcATTAATTTTCTGattatgtttattttttctcataaacaaaataagactttacaaatttttattgactattattttagtaaaaaattcaCAAGTTCATTTTAAGAGGTgaacataagaaaaaaatcttaataaaacaAGAATTTTGTTTACCCCTAGGTGAACATATGTGTTCACCACTAAAACGATAAAcgatagtagataaaaatttgTCAAGTCATATTCCatctatacaaaaaaaatcagaaaaagtATTAGTTGAGGAAAAAGATTTAACGTTGTTAACGCTATCAGCTAAATCTTAAGCATAAGTTTCAAACCTTAGGGTTCACCCCCTTAGAATTTCACTGACAgaatttaaggtttagagtttgtTGACGGTATTTAGGGTTTATCATTTTCCTGACGGCATTAAAAACGTTAaagtttttttacttttttgtaattaatttttgattatttttagtGACATAATATGATTTTGCTAAATTTTTACTGGCTATTATTTTACTGATGAACATGCAGGttcataataaaaatttattagaatttatCGGTTCGGGTTTTGTAGAGCCAAATTGTCTTAAAACAGTTAATACCAGCTATTTTTGGTTTGTAATGGTTTCAGATCGATTAAGATATTTATAATCTTAAAAGTATTTGAAGACCTGAAAAAATCCAAACccgaaaaaattaaaattattcaagtataattttatttaaaatctaaCCCGAAGACATGAAAATAtcctaattatatttttttaaaattaaaattttacttgaAATCTAAAATTATATCCGAAAACTCAtaactgaaaataatatataaaaaattccaaaaatataCTGAAAACTCTAACTCCaaaatcaaaacatataaaCATGCTCGCAATTTATCTACAGTACAACTACTTCCAGAATTCCAGTAATTCACGCACCTAACATAGACTCACACAAATAATATATGGTGGTCACCACCAACCCTAGCTACGCTAGTGGCTATTACTCATCATCCACATTCTCCAACAGTGGTTCATCCTCATTCTTTAGGTttaactttcttcttcttctttttcatttcaTCTATATCTAGCAGGAGAAGATGAAGTAAACGATGtcgtattattttatatttagtagTCGTATATACTTGGATATTATCTTATGAAAGGAAAATAATCAGACAAATTAACCTGTTAAATTTaacaaaaactattaaaaaattattgataaaaatatagaGAGAGGGCAAAAAGAGATCTCTTTCGTCGATTCGCTAGATATGGCTCAAGCAGAAGGGAATACATGTATTTATTGATACAAGATTAAAATAAACGCTCATGCGGATGAACAAATCGATCAAATTCTAGTATATAAGTTATTTCATTACCATAAAGTTTCACAAAACATGTAATATATAAGTTGTCAAGTTTTTAATgccaaaaacataaatcaataaaaaaattaaataagataTCTTTATATGATCCATTCACTGTAGTTATCAATTGCTCAGAGCCACCTTTGACAGTGATGTTGAAATAACATGTTGCATTGTCGTGAGAATAACTATGCTCCTAGAATTAACAAATGCGAGATGACAACAAAATGTCTGTGATCAGATTCTGACAACCTTTGAAATTCAGTCACATAATCTGGATAAAGATACATCCACTTGGATTGGCTTATACATCCACTTTGGATTGGCACTCACTATATCAAAAAAGCTTTTGATAAGATGAGAACCTATTTTGCCAATccatgaaaattttccatttgtTCATATATCTCGTAAATCATAGGAACTAAacctatttttaaaatagacaAAGATTCATCACACGATAGGCCCTTTTTCTATTATTTGATATAATCTTGTTGAAAATC comes from the Brassica rapa cultivar Chiifu-401-42 chromosome A01, CAAS_Brap_v3.01, whole genome shotgun sequence genome and includes:
- the LOC103848640 gene encoding phosphoinositide phosphatase SAC8; this encodes MEIAPSSSRFKLYDQLELLEFPDKYVVKPVDSPHEGFSVDRRDGNIKPLDDNTSSGNATKVSTVFGVAGTIRLLAGTYLFVITSREEAGTFLGFPIFRVTAMKFLPCNGNLRFATAQEKKDEAYFRTLLQALETTPGLYFSYETDLTVNLQRRCKLAVGWTSKPMWKQADPRYVWNWHLLEELIECKLDGFITPLLQGSYQVAELQLTNTPSVISLISRRCTRRLGTRMWRRGANLEGDTANFVESEQIVEINGFKFSLLQVRGSIPLLWEQIVDLSYKPQLKINKHEDTPKVVQRHFHDLSQRYGEIMVVNLTDQHGAEGELSKAYATEMARLPNVRYVAFDFHHICGTTNFDNLGVLYEQIGDEFEKQAYFLVDAEGNILEEQKGVIRSNCIDCLDRTNVTQNYMAQKSLNLQLQRIGVLDSAECVSMFEDDYTKFRTIWAEQGDEISLQYAGTYALKGDLVRYGKQTVSGAIKDGISAMSRYYLNNFQDGVRQDALDLISGRYTVGTNSPSQLQPIGGSQPSFLPVASALLIGGVTVTSFTIHQAGRNTQQYLASALWAGVTAGVVAMIKANGRHLCSRPRLCHLI